From a region of the Paenibacillus segetis genome:
- a CDS encoding nucleoside recognition domain-containing protein gives MVNKIWLALILIGFIFAALKGDINIVTQAAFEGAATGVTVCFGLISVLVFWLGIMRLAEDAGLVKKISKLLGPVVSFLFPDVPKNHPAMGYILSNMSANLLGLGNAATPMGIRAMQQLQELNPDKEIASPAMCTLLALNTASITLIPTTLIAIRLNFNSANPAEIVGSTLLATAVATAAAIVADRWYRRRSIRRKLPPTIPPTLSLKR, from the coding sequence ATGGTAAATAAAATCTGGCTTGCACTTATACTAATAGGATTTATATTTGCTGCATTAAAGGGTGATATCAATATCGTAACGCAAGCTGCCTTTGAGGGAGCCGCGACAGGGGTTACCGTCTGTTTCGGACTCATTAGTGTGTTAGTGTTTTGGCTAGGAATCATGCGATTGGCAGAAGATGCAGGATTGGTCAAAAAAATCTCAAAATTACTCGGGCCTGTAGTTTCTTTCTTATTCCCGGATGTTCCTAAGAATCATCCTGCTATGGGATATATTTTGTCCAATATGAGTGCTAATTTACTAGGGCTTGGGAATGCAGCAACCCCAATGGGCATTCGGGCTATGCAGCAACTACAGGAGCTAAATCCCGATAAAGAAATAGCATCTCCTGCTATGTGTACGCTACTTGCACTTAATACAGCTAGTATTACCTTAATACCGACTACACTGATCGCGATCCGTCTTAATTTTAACTCGGCAAATCCGGCTGAAATCGTAGGTTCGACGTTACTAGCTACAGCGGTTGCCACTGCTGCTGCAATTGTTGCAGACCGCTGGTATCGACGGAGGAGCATTCGAAGAAAACTGCCGCCTACGATACCACCTACTTTGTCCTTAAAGAGGTGA
- a CDS encoding D-alanyl-D-alanine carboxypeptidase family protein — MRPGAPSTNAQASALIDVTSGRILYSSRGDDELPIASLTKIMTAIVAIEHGKLDDMVTVSKNAFAKEGSSIYLQLGEEMSLRNMLYGLMLRSGNDAATAIAEHVGGSEEGFVHLMNEKARLIGLEHTHFQNPHGLDAKAHYSSANDLATLTAYALHNLEFKEIVSTKSKKAPNPNDPWDYKWDNKNKMLRFYEGADGVKTGFTKIARRCLVSSATRGGQQLVVVTLNDGDDWNDHRVLLDYGFANFPLTSLIQEGQAVEGGLVTGKEFRYALANGEAARVERRLVLNRVVPDDFGYRGEIRITLDGKEIGNVPVYEQGSVIPKPQQERQNSSGASTTIKVVTGQSSWSGALMEVFRSLLLVK; from the coding sequence ATGAGACCTGGGGCTCCATCAACAAACGCGCAGGCTTCTGCGCTTATCGATGTAACATCGGGGCGAATTCTTTATTCAAGCCGAGGTGATGACGAATTACCTATAGCAAGTCTGACAAAGATAATGACCGCCATAGTCGCTATTGAACACGGAAAGCTAGATGATATGGTGACCGTTAGTAAAAACGCCTTTGCCAAAGAAGGCTCGTCCATATACCTTCAGCTTGGCGAGGAAATGAGTTTACGCAATATGCTGTACGGCTTGATGTTACGCTCGGGCAATGATGCTGCAACTGCGATTGCTGAACATGTTGGAGGTTCGGAGGAAGGTTTCGTTCATTTAATGAATGAAAAGGCGCGATTAATCGGTCTTGAGCATACTCATTTTCAGAATCCACACGGATTGGATGCAAAAGCACACTATTCTTCCGCAAACGATCTCGCCACATTGACAGCATATGCGTTACATAATCTCGAATTTAAGGAGATCGTATCTACAAAAAGCAAGAAAGCACCGAACCCTAACGATCCATGGGATTATAAATGGGACAATAAAAACAAGATGCTTCGTTTCTATGAAGGAGCAGATGGAGTGAAAACCGGCTTCACCAAAATTGCCAGACGTTGTTTGGTTAGTTCTGCAACTCGGGGTGGGCAACAACTTGTCGTCGTTACACTAAATGATGGTGATGATTGGAACGACCATCGAGTGCTACTTGATTATGGATTTGCTAATTTCCCACTAACTAGTTTGATTCAAGAGGGACAAGCGGTTGAGGGCGGTTTAGTCACGGGTAAGGAGTTTCGCTATGCATTGGCGAATGGAGAAGCTGCACGAGTAGAGAGAAGACTTGTTCTAAATAGGGTTGTCCCCGATGATTTTGGTTATCGGGGGGAAATTAGAATTACACTTGATGGTAAAGAGATTGGAAATGTTCCGGTGTACGAGCAGGGGAGTGTTATTCCAAAGCCACAGCAAGAACGTCAAAATTCTTCAGGAGCTTCCACGACCATAAAGGTAGTTACGGGACAAAGCAGTTGGTCAGGAGCGCTGATGGAGGTATTCAGGTCTTTACTACTCGTCAAATAA
- the ytfJ gene encoding GerW family sporulation protein encodes MAEHPIQGLMQTAMENIKDMVDVNTIVGEAVETPDGSVILPISRVGFGFAAGGSDFNLEGNSGGNSSSNNNSNEGGKTRPFGGGSGGGVSINPIAFLVVGKQGVNIVPLDNQTHLMEKMIDAVPSLIDKIQSLFPNGDCHKSVGAQESKIILNETDKNHGSHCN; translated from the coding sequence ATGGCTGAACATCCTATTCAAGGATTAATGCAAACTGCGATGGAGAACATTAAGGATATGGTCGACGTCAATACGATTGTAGGTGAGGCTGTCGAGACACCGGACGGGAGCGTTATCTTACCGATCAGCAGAGTGGGCTTCGGATTTGCTGCAGGGGGTAGCGATTTTAACTTGGAGGGGAATTCCGGAGGTAACTCCAGCTCGAATAACAATTCCAATGAGGGTGGCAAAACGCGACCTTTTGGCGGGGGTAGTGGTGGAGGAGTATCCATAAATCCAATCGCTTTTCTCGTTGTTGGTAAGCAAGGTGTGAACATCGTACCACTCGACAACCAAACGCACCTGATGGAGAAAATGATTGATGCAGTACCAAGTTTAATCGATAAAATCCAGTCATTATTCCCAAATGGTGATTGTCATAAGAGCGTGGGCGCACAGGAATCCAAGATTATTTTAAATGAAACTGATAAAAATCATGGGTCACATTGCAATTAA
- a CDS encoding DUF2953 domain-containing protein produces the protein MWIWLGGILILLLLVIVLLLMSNISIDLLVRKKNWDETILLNITLVYGLVRFHYEVPSIVFRNVKEGFNVEDNVVSNFFKGQTSSNEQDINEEKIKHWTNKYREILKAIFEFKKWFNQTLKRISFHKLDWSTNVALSDAAHTATLTGALWGIKTTLVGGLSHRVSLLQRPKLFVVPVFGCPPLFSTEIHCIAKIRCGYAIYAGLILIVRVLKVKGGVRKWLNILFKD, from the coding sequence GTGTGGATTTGGCTCGGAGGCATCCTAATCTTGTTGCTACTCGTCATTGTCTTACTTCTGATGTCAAATATCTCTATAGATTTGTTGGTGCGGAAGAAAAATTGGGATGAGACTATTTTGCTGAATATCACGCTTGTTTACGGATTAGTTCGTTTCCATTATGAGGTTCCCTCCATTGTGTTTCGCAATGTAAAAGAAGGCTTCAACGTGGAGGATAATGTGGTTTCTAATTTCTTCAAAGGACAGACGTCGAGCAACGAGCAGGATATTAATGAAGAAAAGATTAAGCATTGGACAAATAAGTATCGTGAAATCCTGAAAGCAATCTTTGAATTTAAGAAGTGGTTTAATCAAACACTTAAGAGGATATCTTTCCACAAGTTGGATTGGTCTACCAACGTTGCATTATCCGATGCTGCGCATACCGCGACGCTGACAGGAGCTCTATGGGGGATCAAGACTACTTTGGTTGGGGGGCTGTCACACCGAGTATCTTTGTTGCAAAGGCCAAAACTATTTGTCGTCCCAGTCTTTGGATGTCCGCCGTTATTTTCCACGGAGATCCACTGCATAGCTAAAATCCGCTGCGGATATGCTATATATGCTGGACTGATACTTATAGTTCGGGTGTTAAAAGTGAAAGGAGGAGTGAGGAAATGGCTGAACATCCTATTCAAGGATTAA
- the scpB gene encoding SMC-Scp complex subunit ScpB: MNFQDLKSIIEGLLFLAGEEGLSVKQISEVTEQRSELITDALLDMKTSFERAGRGLQIVQIAGNYQLATLPDHAPYFERLAYSPSRSSLSQAALETLSIVAYRQPITRVEIEEIRGVKSERAIHTLVNKDLIEEVGRAEAIGRPILYGTTKSFLDYFGLGSLKDLPEMSNFENTEHLEEETQLLFQKLEEQQLTFDDVKDDLGAVLNKEVNDSSNS, encoded by the coding sequence ATGAATTTTCAGGACTTGAAGTCGATTATTGAAGGCTTATTGTTTCTAGCGGGGGAAGAGGGCCTCAGCGTGAAGCAGATTTCAGAAGTTACCGAGCAGCGCTCAGAGTTGATCACCGATGCATTGCTCGATATGAAGACCTCATTTGAACGAGCCGGTCGAGGGTTACAGATTGTGCAAATCGCCGGGAATTATCAATTGGCGACACTCCCGGATCACGCTCCATATTTTGAACGACTTGCTTATTCCCCTTCCAGGTCATCTCTATCCCAGGCTGCATTAGAGACATTATCCATCGTCGCTTACCGCCAACCTATCACTAGGGTTGAGATCGAGGAAATTCGTGGGGTCAAGTCGGAACGGGCTATTCACACTTTGGTTAATAAAGACCTAATCGAAGAGGTGGGTAGAGCAGAAGCGATTGGTCGTCCCATTTTATATGGAACTACGAAGTCGTTTCTTGATTACTTCGGCTTAGGAAGCTTGAAGGATCTTCCGGAAATGTCCAATTTCGAGAATACGGAGCATTTGGAGGAGGAGACTCAGCTATTGTTTCAAAAACTGGAGGAACAGCAGCTTACATTTGATGATGTGAAGGACGATTTAGGTGCCGTTCTAAATAAAGAAGTAAATGATAGTAGCAATTCATAA
- a CDS encoding segregation and condensation protein A: MFSLTTVSYKLETFEGPLDLLLHLIDKAEIDIHQISISDITDQYLEYLHSMQELELDVTSEFLVMAATLLSIKSKQLLPKPPVIEFDEDFEYLMDDEEDPRDELIRKLIEYRKYKGIAEHLHEREWERSLIFSKEPEDLTPFMPQVQENPVKGLHTEDLIAMFQKALRRAVKRNVVARIQRDEISVKDRIREVVSALESTGKGGRLLFSKLLHPEMYRHEIVVTFLAVLELMKMKQIVCYQNRLFDDIVMEWRGEGKVNEFSGLEVDY; this comes from the coding sequence ATGTTTTCATTGACGACAGTATCATATAAGCTGGAGACCTTTGAGGGGCCGCTTGATTTGCTGCTCCATCTGATCGATAAAGCTGAGATTGATATCCATCAAATCTCAATAAGCGATATAACAGATCAATATCTCGAATATTTGCATAGCATGCAAGAATTGGAGCTGGATGTTACCAGCGAGTTTCTTGTCATGGCGGCCACTTTACTGTCGATAAAAAGCAAACAATTATTGCCAAAACCACCTGTCATCGAGTTTGACGAAGATTTTGAGTATTTAATGGACGATGAAGAGGACCCACGGGACGAACTCATTCGTAAGCTGATCGAATATCGTAAATATAAAGGGATCGCCGAGCATCTTCATGAACGGGAATGGGAGCGGAGTCTTATTTTCTCCAAGGAACCGGAGGATCTAACCCCATTTATGCCTCAAGTGCAGGAGAACCCCGTCAAAGGTTTGCATACCGAAGATTTAATCGCTATGTTTCAGAAAGCTTTAAGAAGAGCGGTTAAGCGTAATGTAGTAGCACGAATTCAGCGGGATGAAATTTCAGTAAAGGATCGTATACGAGAAGTGGTATCGGCATTAGAGAGTACAGGCAAGGGTGGCAGATTACTGTTTTCAAAGCTACTCCATCCCGAAATGTACCGACATGAGATCGTCGTTACTTTTCTCGCTGTATTGGAATTAATGAAAATGAAACAAATTGTTTGTTATCAGAACAGATTGTTTGACGACATTGTAATGGAGTGGAGAGGGGAAGGAAAGGTTAATGAATTTTCAGGACTTGAAGTCGATTATTGA
- the ribH gene encoding 6,7-dimethyl-8-ribityllumazine synthase → MANYFEGTLVSEGLKYAIVVGRFNEFITSKLLSGALDALKRHGVQDDEVNVAWVPGAFEIPFAAQKLAESGNYDAVITLGTVIRGSTSHYDYVCNEVAKGVAAIGLKTGVPTIFGVVTTENIEQAIERAGTKAGNKGWDAAMAAIEMANLTKLLK, encoded by the coding sequence ATGGCTAATTATTTTGAGGGAACATTAGTATCGGAAGGGTTAAAATACGCTATCGTCGTTGGACGTTTCAACGAATTCATTACAAGTAAGCTGCTGAGTGGTGCGCTGGATGCATTGAAGCGACATGGGGTTCAAGACGATGAAGTGAATGTAGCATGGGTACCCGGAGCATTTGAGATTCCTTTTGCAGCACAGAAGCTAGCGGAAAGCGGAAATTATGATGCCGTCATCACCTTGGGTACCGTTATTCGTGGCTCAACCTCACATTATGATTATGTATGTAATGAGGTAGCAAAGGGCGTAGCAGCCATCGGGCTCAAAACAGGTGTTCCAACAATCTTTGGGGTAGTAACAACGGAGAATATCGAACAGGCAATCGAGCGTGCCGGTACGAAGGCCGGGAACAAAGGCTGGGATGCTGCGATGGCGGCAATTGAAATGGCGAACTTGACGAAACTGCTAAAATAG
- a CDS encoding bifunctional 3,4-dihydroxy-2-butanone-4-phosphate synthase/GTP cyclohydrolase II yields the protein MSEIQLNQIEEAIYDLMRGKVVIVVDDEDRENEGDFIALAEKATPEVINFMITQGRGLVCLPITQSRAEELDLQPMVAQNTDNHGTAFTVSIDHIDTTTGISAFERSTTIKGILDPKAKPSDFRRPGHMFPLIAKKGGVLRRAGHTEAAVDLARMCGSYPAAVICEIIKEDGTMARLPQLVEIAKAFDLKLISIKDLIHYRNEKEKLVTREVEVKMPTDYGDFRAIAYTNEVDSKENVALVMGEIDSEKPVLVRVHSECLTGDVFHSHRCDCGPQFEAALRQIKEAGNGVLLYMRQEGRGIGLVNKLKAYKLQEQGLDTVDANLKLGFPADLRDYGIGAQILKDLGVRQIRLMTNNPRKIKGLEGYGLEVVERVPIQIKENQDNSNYLHVKQAKMGHLLEFDDIEQDESAKV from the coding sequence ATGAGCGAAATTCAACTGAATCAAATTGAAGAAGCAATATACGATTTGATGCGTGGTAAAGTAGTCATCGTTGTTGATGATGAAGATCGTGAGAATGAAGGAGATTTTATTGCTTTAGCCGAAAAGGCTACACCTGAAGTGATCAATTTTATGATTACACAGGGTCGGGGGCTTGTATGTTTGCCGATTACGCAAAGCCGCGCCGAAGAACTTGATCTACAGCCAATGGTGGCGCAGAATACGGATAATCATGGAACGGCATTTACAGTTTCTATTGATCACATCGATACGACGACTGGGATTTCAGCATTTGAGCGTTCCACTACAATAAAAGGGATCTTGGATCCTAAAGCCAAGCCGTCAGACTTCCGTCGTCCGGGTCATATGTTCCCGTTGATTGCGAAGAAGGGTGGAGTGCTTAGACGTGCGGGGCATACGGAGGCAGCAGTAGATCTTGCCCGGATGTGTGGATCTTATCCGGCAGCGGTGATATGTGAAATCATTAAAGAAGATGGAACGATGGCCAGACTTCCTCAACTGGTGGAAATTGCTAAGGCCTTTGATCTAAAACTGATCAGTATCAAAGATTTAATTCATTATCGTAATGAGAAAGAGAAGCTTGTGACCCGCGAAGTGGAAGTGAAAATGCCAACAGATTATGGTGATTTCCGAGCGATTGCCTATACCAATGAAGTGGATTCGAAAGAGAACGTTGCTCTAGTTATGGGTGAGATTGATAGTGAAAAACCGGTGTTAGTGCGTGTACATTCTGAGTGCTTAACGGGTGATGTGTTTCATTCTCATCGTTGTGATTGCGGTCCACAATTTGAAGCAGCTCTTCGCCAAATTAAGGAAGCTGGGAATGGTGTACTGCTGTACATGAGGCAAGAAGGCCGAGGCATTGGCCTAGTGAATAAACTGAAGGCTTATAAGCTGCAAGAACAAGGATTGGACACGGTTGATGCGAATCTTAAGCTTGGATTTCCAGCGGATCTGCGAGATTACGGGATTGGTGCTCAGATATTGAAGGATCTAGGTGTGAGACAAATTCGCTTAATGACGAACAACCCTCGGAAAATTAAGGGGCTTGAGGGCTATGGATTAGAAGTTGTCGAACGGGTGCCGATTCAAATTAAAGAAAATCAAGACAATAGTAATTATTTACATGTAAAACAGGCGAAAATGGGACATCTGCTAGAGTTTGATGATATAGAACAAGATGAGTCTGCAAAAGTTTAA
- the ribE gene encoding riboflavin synthase, with the protein MFTGLVEEVGRMNSVSRRGEAMELEISADLITDGLKLGDSISVNGVCLTATSFQRNKFTVDVMPQTYRNTNLKDLKPGSKVNLERAMLAGGRFGGHIVQGHVDGVGTITGSKRDYNAVMYEIAPSDPSLFKYIIPQGSITVDGISLTVVDVKARGFSISIIPHTLSETLFAYKNTGDTVNLECDVLGKYVDHLLRYGRAKSDDGSSKAQSASSSSMDMSFLVENGFV; encoded by the coding sequence ATGTTTACCGGACTCGTAGAAGAAGTAGGCAGGATGAATTCCGTCAGCCGCAGAGGGGAAGCTATGGAGCTGGAAATTTCGGCAGACTTGATTACGGATGGTCTGAAGCTAGGTGATAGCATATCGGTAAACGGAGTTTGCCTTACAGCAACATCATTTCAGCGAAATAAGTTCACGGTTGATGTTATGCCTCAAACTTATCGTAATACCAATCTCAAAGACCTTAAGCCTGGCAGTAAAGTTAATCTTGAGCGGGCCATGTTAGCAGGTGGTCGATTTGGTGGTCATATCGTGCAAGGGCATGTTGATGGTGTCGGAACAATTACGGGTTCGAAGAGAGATTACAATGCGGTCATGTATGAAATTGCTCCGTCCGACCCTTCTTTATTTAAATACATTATTCCTCAGGGATCGATCACTGTGGACGGTATAAGCTTAACTGTGGTTGATGTAAAGGCAAGAGGATTTAGTATTTCGATTATTCCACATACCTTGTCAGAGACTTTGTTTGCATATAAAAATACGGGTGATACGGTGAACCTAGAGTGCGATGTGTTAGGAAAATATGTAGATCATCTGCTGAGATACGGTCGTGCAAAAAGCGATGATGGAAGCAGTAAAGCACAATCAGCATCATCCTCCAGCATGGATATGTCTTTTCTAGTGGAGAATGGTTTTGTTTAA
- the ribD gene encoding bifunctional diaminohydroxyphosphoribosylaminopyrimidine deaminase/5-amino-6-(5-phosphoribosylamino)uracil reductase RibD has protein sequence MDKINDEYYMGLALDMAEKAQGQTGVNPVVGAVVVKDGAILGLGTHLKRGEPHAEVHALNMAGTTAEGSTVYVSLEPCSHYGTTPPCAARLIAEKVSRVVVACEDPNSQVAGHGIQILRQSGIDVEVGVLRDRALKLNKKFIKYITTGIPYVTIKTASTLDGKIASKTGDSKWISNESSREMVHTLRHRHQGIMVGVGTVIADDPQLTTRLQVPGLSPIRIIVDSKLRIPDSSKVLSDGLAQTIILTTSQVDPTRVSTLKNRGINVLTCGEGPQVDLQDALAKLGELDISSILVEGGGRLNGSLIQNRLVDEIILFFAPKLVGGLEAPGNFRFDGFDLMQDAVSLKDLEVEQIGDNICIRGIPDWP, from the coding sequence GTGGATAAGATTAATGACGAGTATTATATGGGGCTTGCGCTTGATATGGCAGAGAAGGCCCAAGGGCAAACTGGAGTGAACCCGGTTGTTGGAGCTGTAGTCGTGAAGGATGGTGCCATTCTTGGGTTGGGGACGCATTTGAAAAGAGGCGAGCCACATGCAGAGGTTCATGCGCTAAACATGGCCGGAACAACTGCTGAAGGTAGTACCGTATATGTGTCACTCGAGCCTTGTAGTCATTATGGAACAACACCGCCATGTGCGGCGCGGCTAATTGCCGAGAAGGTATCCCGGGTAGTTGTCGCTTGTGAGGACCCCAATTCGCAGGTAGCCGGACACGGTATTCAGATTCTACGTCAGAGTGGGATCGATGTAGAAGTTGGGGTGCTTCGAGATCGAGCTTTGAAACTGAATAAGAAGTTCATTAAGTACATTACTACCGGAATACCTTACGTTACGATCAAGACAGCAAGTACTTTGGATGGGAAAATTGCATCTAAGACGGGAGATAGTAAGTGGATCTCAAATGAGTCATCAAGAGAGATGGTTCATACGCTGCGTCACCGCCATCAGGGCATTATGGTTGGGGTAGGAACGGTAATAGCAGATGATCCGCAATTAACAACGAGACTTCAGGTCCCTGGTTTGTCTCCGATTCGGATCATTGTCGATTCCAAGCTACGGATTCCGGACTCCTCCAAAGTACTTTCCGACGGGTTAGCTCAAACGATCATCTTGACGACGAGTCAGGTTGACCCTACTAGGGTTTCTACTCTGAAGAATCGTGGGATCAATGTACTCACTTGTGGTGAAGGGCCGCAGGTCGATTTACAAGATGCTCTAGCTAAGTTAGGAGAACTGGATATTTCCTCGATCCTTGTAGAGGGAGGCGGCCGATTGAATGGTTCGCTCATTCAGAATAGGCTCGTTGATGAAATTATCTTATTCTTTGCACCAAAGCTTGTTGGTGGACTAGAAGCACCTGGAAACTTTAGGTTTGATGGTTTTGATCTCATGCAGGATGCGGTTTCCTTAAAAGACCTCGAAGTAGAGCAAATCGGAGATAACATATGTATCCGAGGAATCCCTGACTGGCCTTAA
- a CDS encoding 4-vinyl reductase, whose translation MKQIKRTTLGAEVPLELFRAIRLIGMYQGLPSGGKGTTMTIGRKIGQSLPVTSLEELLHLLEELKIGIPHILSTNEKGMTIAVEDCFCEGLPIHEGQMVCDLEGAILEGALSKIYNKRVTAKEIKCNVNGDERCEYELRF comes from the coding sequence ATGAAGCAAATAAAAAGAACTACTTTGGGCGCTGAGGTTCCCTTAGAACTATTCCGTGCCATTCGATTAATCGGGATGTACCAGGGCCTACCATCAGGGGGGAAAGGCACAACAATGACCATCGGAAGAAAAATCGGTCAGAGTCTACCTGTCACTTCACTTGAAGAGCTTCTTCATCTACTCGAAGAATTGAAAATTGGCATTCCTCACATCTTAAGTACAAATGAAAAAGGCATGACTATTGCTGTTGAAGATTGCTTTTGTGAAGGCCTTCCCATTCATGAAGGGCAGATGGTTTGTGACCTTGAGGGAGCAATTTTGGAAGGAGCGCTGAGCAAAATATACAATAAAAGAGTCACAGCTAAGGAAATAAAGTGTAATGTTAACGGGGATGAACGCTGCGAATATGAATTAAGGTTTTAG
- a CDS encoding peptidylprolyl isomerase, which produces MKKGKIVLEKGGEIEIQFLPEEAPGTVANFEKLANSGFYNGLSFHRVIPGFVAQGGCPTGNGTGGPGYTIKCETATNTTKHERGVLSMAHAGKDTGGSQFFIVYEPQPHLNGVHTVFGKVTSGMELVDQVKAGDKMKEVSVWDEE; this is translated from the coding sequence ATGAAAAAAGGTAAAATCGTTTTGGAAAAAGGCGGAGAAATTGAAATTCAGTTCTTGCCAGAAGAAGCACCAGGTACGGTAGCTAACTTTGAAAAATTAGCGAACTCCGGATTTTATAATGGTTTGTCGTTTCACCGTGTAATTCCTGGTTTTGTTGCACAAGGTGGCTGCCCAACAGGTAATGGAACTGGTGGACCTGGATACACAATCAAATGCGAGACAGCAACGAACACAACGAAACACGAACGTGGAGTTCTGTCTATGGCTCACGCTGGTAAAGACACAGGCGGAAGCCAGTTCTTTATCGTATACGAACCACAACCGCACTTGAACGGTGTGCACACCGTGTTCGGTAAAGTTACTTCTGGCATGGAGCTTGTTGACCAAGTTAAAGCTGGCGACAAGATGAAAGAAGTTTCTGTTTGGGACGAAGAGTAA
- the lysA gene encoding diaminopimelate decarboxylase gives MYLHGTSKINAKAHLEIGGCDTVELKETYGTPLYIMDEALVRQRCREYMESFRASGLTFQVAFASKAFCVMAMCRLAEQEGLSLDVVSEGELYTALQAGFPAQRIHFHGNNKTPYELEMAISAGIGCFVVDNFTELHMLQALAAEKGVAVNILLRVTPGVEAHTHEYISTGQTDSKFGFDIANGSALEAVELASGSLNLNLLGLHSHIGSQIFEVEGFQLAIERVAEFAGQVKENLGVVFKVVNLGGGFGIRYTAEDTPLKVSDYVKSITDAVKQYFVGIYAQLPEIWVEPGRSIVGDAGTTLYTVGTSKEIPGVRKYVAVDGGMTDNPRPALYESKYEAMLANRGNDVAEETVSIAGKCCESGDMLIWDIDLPKVNSGDLLAVACTGAYNYAMASNYNRIPRPAVVFVNEGSSDLVVKRESLQDIVAGDVIPERISKQPLLK, from the coding sequence ATGTATTTACACGGTACGAGCAAAATTAATGCAAAAGCTCATCTTGAGATTGGTGGTTGTGATACGGTTGAATTGAAAGAAACCTATGGCACACCGTTATATATTATGGATGAAGCTCTTGTCCGGCAAAGATGCCGCGAATATATGGAGTCTTTTAGAGCGTCAGGTCTGACGTTTCAGGTTGCTTTTGCCAGCAAAGCGTTCTGTGTAATGGCTATGTGCCGATTGGCTGAACAAGAAGGACTATCTCTGGATGTCGTCTCAGAGGGTGAGTTGTATACGGCACTCCAAGCGGGCTTCCCAGCGCAGCGGATCCATTTTCATGGGAACAACAAAACACCGTATGAATTAGAAATGGCTATATCTGCGGGCATCGGCTGTTTTGTGGTAGACAATTTCACTGAGCTTCATATGCTTCAGGCACTTGCAGCAGAAAAAGGTGTAGCGGTCAATATTCTGTTGCGTGTTACTCCAGGTGTGGAGGCTCATACGCACGAATATATTTCTACGGGGCAAACGGATTCCAAATTTGGGTTTGACATCGCAAATGGATCGGCCTTAGAAGCTGTAGAACTGGCGTCCGGAAGTTTGAATTTAAATCTACTCGGCCTACACTCACATATCGGATCACAAATATTTGAGGTTGAAGGCTTCCAATTGGCGATTGAGCGAGTTGCTGAATTCGCGGGGCAAGTGAAGGAAAATCTCGGTGTTGTTTTTAAAGTGGTCAACTTGGGTGGCGGATTTGGTATCCGTTATACCGCAGAAGATACACCACTCAAGGTATCGGACTATGTGAAGTCGATTACGGATGCAGTGAAGCAATATTTCGTTGGTATTTATGCCCAACTTCCTGAGATCTGGGTTGAGCCAGGTCGTAGTATTGTAGGCGATGCAGGAACGACGTTGTATACGGTTGGAACAAGTAAAGAGATCCCAGGTGTTCGTAAATACGTTGCTGTGGATGGTGGAATGACAGATAACCCACGCCCAGCTCTTTATGAATCTAAATATGAGGCTATGTTAGCAAATCGCGGGAATGATGTTGCCGAAGAAACGGTATCCATCGCGGGTAAATGTTGCGAAAGTGGAGATATGCTCATCTGGGATATAGATCTTCCTAAAGTAAACAGTGGAGATCTGCTCGCTGTTGCTTGTACTGGAGCATACAACTATGCAATGGCGAGTAATTATAACCGGATTCCTCGTCCGGCAGTTGTCTTCGTTAACGAAGGTAGCAGTGATCTTGTGGTCAAAAGAGAAAGCTTGCAGGATATTGTTGCAGGTGATGTAATTCCGGAACGGATTTCGAAGCAACCTTTACTTAAATAG